The Triticum dicoccoides isolate Atlit2015 ecotype Zavitan chromosome 6A, WEW_v2.0, whole genome shotgun sequence genome has a window encoding:
- the LOC119316356 gene encoding cation-transporting ATPase HMA5-like, protein MAHLQLTAVAGGSDDDMEEVALLGSYGEAEGPSSRTEEEEEAGMRRAQVRVTGMTCSACTGAVEAALSARCGVSSAAVSLLQNRAHVVFDPALAKEEDIVEAIEDAGFEAEILPDSAVSQPKSQKVLSGQFRIGGMTCAACVNSVEGILKKLPGVNRAVVALATSLGEVEYDPTAISKDEIVQAIEDAGFEAALVQSSEQDKALLGLIGLHTERDVNLLYDILRKTEGLRQFDVNSVRAEVEITFDPEVVGLRSVVDIIDMESSGRLKGHVQNPYVRSSSNDAQEASKMLHLLRSSLFLSIPVFFMRMVCPHISFINSFLLMHCGPFRIGDLLKWMLVSVVQFVVGKRFYIAAYRALRHGSTNMDVLVVLGTTATYVYSVCALLYGAFTGFHPPMYFETSAMIITFVLLGKYLEVLAKGRTSDAIKKLVELVPATAILLLKYKDGKYAGEKEIDALLIQPGDVLKVLPGSKIPADGIVTWGTSHVDESMVTGESASICKEVSSSVIGGTMNLNGILHIQAAKVGSGTVLSQIISLVETAQMSKAPIQKFADYVAGIFVPIVITLSLLTFCTWFVCGTLGAYPNSWVSETSNCFVFSLMFSISVVVIACPCALGLATPTAVMVATGVGANHGVLVKGGDALERAQNVNYIIFDKTGTLTQGKATVTTTKVFSGMDVGDFLTLVASAEASSEHPLAKAILDYAFHFHFFGKLPSSKDDVKKRKEDAFSQWLLEVADFSALPGKGVQCLINGKMILVGNRALISENGVNIPEEAESFLVDMELNAKTGILVAYDGNFIGLMGVTDPLKREAAVVIEGLKKMGIYPVMVTGDNWRTALAVAKEIGIEDVRAEVMPAGKADVIRIFQKDGSVVAMVGDGINDSPALAAADVGMAIGAGTDIAIEAADYVLVRNNLEDVITAIDLSRKTFSRIRWNYFFAMAYNIVAIPVAAGALFPFTGLQMPPWLAGACMAFSSVSVVCSSLLLRRYRKPRLTTVLQITVE, encoded by the exons ATGGCCCACCTCCAGCTCACGGCGGTCGCCGGCGGCAGCGACGACGACATGGAGGAGGTGGCGCTGCTGGGGTCCTACGGCGAGGCGGAGGGGCCGAGCTCgcggacggaggaggaggaggaggcgggcatGCGGCGGGCCCAGGTGCGGGTCACGGGCATGACGTgctccgcctgcaccggcgccgTCGAGGCTGCCCTCTCCGCCCGCTGCGGCGTGAGCAGCGCCGCCGTTTCGCTGCTGCAGAACCGCGCCCACGTCGTGTTCGACCCCGCGCTCGCCAAG GAAGAAGACATTGTAGAAGCAATAGAAGATGCTGGGTTTGAAGCAGAAATCCTCCCAGATTCTGCTGTTTCTCAGCCAAAGTCACAGAAGGTTTTGTCAGGCCAATTTAGGATAGGGGGGATGACTTGTGCTGCCTGTGTCAACTCAGTTGAAGGGATCTTAAAGAAGTTGCCAGGTGTAAACAGAGCAGTTGTTGCATTAGCGACCTCATTAGGGGAAGTTGAGTACGATCCGACTGCTATTAGCAAAGATGAGATTGTTCAGGCAATCGAGGATGCTGGTTTTGAAGCCGCACTGGTACAAAGTAGTGAGCAAGATAAGGCTTTATTAGGTTTGATAGGATTGCATACAGAGAGAGATGTAAATTTATTGTATGATATCCTGAGAAAAACAGAAGGCTTGCGGCAATTTGATGTAAATTCTGTACGGGCAGAAGTTGAAATTACATTCGATCCAGAAGTCGTTGGTTTGAGATCGGTTGTGGATATTATTGATATGGAAAGCAGTGGCAGACTGAAAGGCCATGTACAGAATCCATATGTACGGTCTTCTTCAAATGATGCACAAGAGGCTTCGAAAATGCTTCACCTCCTTCGCTCCAGCTTATTTCTAAGT ATTCCAGTGTTTTTTATGCGCATGGTATGCCCTCACATATCTTTCATTAACTCATTCCTACTCATGCACTGCGGACCATTTCGTATAGGAGATCTGCTCAAGTGGATGCTAGTGAGTGTAGTACAATTTGTTGTTGGCAAACGTTTCTACATTGCAGCTTATAGGGCCCTTAGACATGGCTCTACAAATATGGATGTATTGGTCGTTCTTGGCACAACTGCGACATATGTGTACTCAGTTTGCGCGCTTCTTTATGGGGCATTCACTGGATTTCATCCTCCGATGTATTTTGAGACAAGTGCAATGATAATTACATTTGTGCTATTGGGGAAGTATCTTGAGGTGCTTGCTAAAGGAAGGACATCAGATGCAATTAAGAAGCTTGTAGAGCTGGTTCCTGCTACAGCTATCTTGCTTCTGAAATACAAAG ATGGAAAATATGCTGGAGAAAAGGAAATTGATGCATTGTTGATCCAACCTGGTGATGTCTTAAAAGTGCTTCCTGGTTCAAAGATTCCTGCTGATGGCATTGTCACTTGGGGTACAAGCCATGTTGATGAAAGTATGGTAACTGGTGAATCTGCGTCTATCTGCAAGGAAGTGTCCAGTTCAGTAATTGGAGGCACCATGAACCTAAATGGCATCCTTCACATACAAGCGGCGAAAGTAGGATCAGGGACAGTTTTGAGCCAGATAATATCTCTTGTTGAGACTGCCCAGATGTCTAAAGCACCTATTCAGAAGTTCGCTGATTAT GTGGCCGGCATTTTTGTTCCTATTGTCATCACATTGTCCTTACTGACATTCTGTACATG GTTTGTATGTGGGACGCTGGGGGCATATCCAAATTCATGGGTTTCAGAAACTAGCAATTGCTTTGTTTTCTCCCTCATGTTCTCCATCTCTGTTGTGGTTATTGCCTGTCCATGTGCTCTTGGTCTGGCGACACCAACTGCTGTAATGGTAGCAACTGGAgttggcgccaatcatggagtactTGTAAAGGGTGGAGATGCACTGGAGAGGGCTCAGAATGTCAACTATATTATATTTGATAAAACTGGGACACTGACACAAGGAAAGGCCACTGTAACAACGACGAAAGTGTTCTCAGGAATGGATGTTGGTGACTTCCTCACATTGGTAGCGTCTGCGGAG GCAAGCAGTGAGCATCCACTTGCAAAAGCTATCTTGGATTATGCATTTCATTTCCATTTCTTTGGCAAACTCCCCTCATCAAAAGACGACgttaagaaaagaaaagaagatgcATTCTCTCAATGGCTCTTGGAAGTTGCTGATTTTTCTGCCTTGCCTGGCAAAGGAGTTCAGTGTTTGATCAATGGGAAGATGATTCTG GTGGGCAACCGTGCCTTGATATCTGAAAATGGGGTTAACATTCCTGAAGAGGCTGAAAGTTTCTTGGTAGACATGGAATTGAACGCAAAGACAGGCATTCTTGTAGCATATGATGGCAACTTCATTGGTTTGATGGGGGTAACCGATCCCTTGAAAAGGGAGGCTGCTGTAGTTATAGAAGGCCTAAAAAAGATGGGCATTTATCCAGTTATGGTGACAGGGGACAATTGGAGGACTGCACTGGCAGTTGCAAAGGAG ATTGGAATTGAAGATGTGAGAGCAGAGGTCATGCCTGCCGGAAAAGCCGACGTAATCCGCATTTTCCAGAAGGATGGGAGCGTGGTTGCAATGGTTGGAGATGGGATCAATGATTCCCCTGCCCTAGCAGCAGCCGACGTCGGGATGGCCATCGGTGCAGGGACTGACATCGCCATCGAGGCAGCAGACTATGTGCTGGTGCGGAATAACCTTGAAGACGTCATCACGGCGATTGACCTCTCACGGAAGACGTTCAGCCGAATCCGGTGGAACTACTTCTTTGCCATGGCGTATAACATCGTTGCCATCCCTGTGGCTGCCGGCGCACTCTTCCCCTTCACTGGCTTGCAAATGCCGCCGTGGCTGGCTGGCGCTTGCATGGCCTTCTCGTCGGTTAGTGTAGTATGTTCCTCGCTGCTGCTGAGGAGATATAGGAAACCAAGGCTTACCACCGTCTTGCAGATAACTGTAGAGTGA